The following are from one region of the Streptomyces fradiae genome:
- the sigJ gene encoding RNA polymerase sigma factor SigJ, giving the protein MGYTSEVIDERRHLTNLAYRLLGSVTEAEDAVQETYARWYGLTPARQDAVENPGAWLTTVATRVCLDQLGSARARRERYVGEWIPEPLPDRTEWIGGSAGSGPVDPADRITLDESVNMAFLVVLEAMTPAERVAFVLHDVFRYPFAEVAAMLGRSPAACRQLAAAARRRVPAPAPSSPAAAPAPAGLVRAFKRAWEAKDIDALVSLLAPDATLVADGGGLAGAVLRPLEGAARIADYLLFIAAKAPGLTLLERTVNGTPGLVARHTGTTVTVAAFEITGAQVARIWAVRNPEKLGPWQPRAEEEGA; this is encoded by the coding sequence GTGGGGTACACGAGCGAGGTCATCGACGAGCGGCGCCATCTGACCAACCTGGCCTACCGGCTGCTCGGTTCGGTGACGGAGGCCGAGGACGCGGTGCAGGAGACGTACGCGCGCTGGTACGGGCTGACGCCCGCGCGGCAGGACGCGGTCGAGAACCCGGGCGCGTGGCTGACCACGGTCGCGACCCGGGTCTGCCTGGACCAGCTGGGCTCGGCGCGGGCCCGGCGCGAGCGCTATGTCGGCGAGTGGATCCCGGAGCCGCTGCCCGACCGCACCGAGTGGATCGGTGGCTCGGCGGGCTCCGGCCCGGTCGACCCGGCGGACCGGATCACCCTGGACGAGTCGGTGAACATGGCCTTCCTGGTGGTCCTGGAGGCGATGACCCCGGCCGAGCGCGTCGCCTTCGTCCTCCACGACGTCTTCCGCTACCCCTTCGCCGAGGTCGCCGCGATGCTCGGCCGCAGCCCGGCCGCCTGCCGCCAGCTCGCGGCCGCGGCCCGCCGCCGGGTCCCGGCCCCCGCCCCCTCCTCGCCGGCCGCGGCCCCGGCCCCGGCCGGTCTGGTGCGCGCCTTCAAGCGGGCCTGGGAGGCGAAGGACATCGACGCCCTGGTCTCCCTCCTCGCCCCGGACGCCACTCTGGTCGCCGACGGCGGCGGCCTGGCCGGCGCCGTCCTCCGCCCCCTCGAAGGCGCCGCCCGCATCGCCGACTACCTCCTCTTCATCGCCGCCAAGGCCCCCGGCCTCACCCTCCTGGAACGCACCGTCAACGGCACCCCCGGCCTGGTCGCCCGGCACACCGGCACCACCGTCACGGTCGCCGCCTTCGAGATCACGGGCGCCCAGGTCGCCCGCATCTGGGCCGTCCGCAACCCGGAGAAGCTGGGCCCCTGGCAGCCCCGGGCAGAGGAGGAAGGGGCGTAA